A genomic window from Halomonas sp. LR3S48 includes:
- a CDS encoding TspO/MBR family protein: MTVARHSLLILFGWLLLVALVAMTGVLTPPGAWYAALDKPPLTPPDWVFPVAWTTLYLMMAVAAWRATLRVPAAERFTVLWPFVAQLVANGLWSILFFGLHWIFVALADLLLLWALILLTISRFARVSSLAAWLLVPYLAWVGFAGYLNAGIGWLNG, from the coding sequence ATGACTGTTGCCCGCCACTCGCTGCTGATCCTGTTCGGCTGGCTGCTGCTGGTCGCCCTCGTCGCGATGACCGGTGTGCTGACGCCGCCCGGCGCCTGGTACGCCGCACTCGACAAGCCGCCGCTCACCCCGCCCGACTGGGTGTTCCCGGTGGCCTGGACGACGCTCTACCTGATGATGGCCGTGGCCGCCTGGCGGGCTACGCTTCGGGTGCCTGCCGCGGAGCGCTTCACGGTGCTGTGGCCGTTCGTCGCCCAGCTAGTCGCCAATGGGCTCTGGTCGATCCTGTTCTTCGGCCTGCACTGGATCTTCGTTGCCCTGGCCGACCTGTTGCTGCTGTGGGCCCTCATCCTGCTCACGATCAGCCGCTTCGCTCGCGTTTCGTCACTCGCCGCCTGGCTGCTGGTGCCCTACCTGGCCTGGGTCGGCTTCGCGGGGTATCTCAATGCGGGCATCGGCTGGCTGAACGGGTAG
- a CDS encoding four-carbon acid sugar kinase family protein, which yields MRYVFVADDFTGASDTLATLSRAGLRTRLYLAPPTLAEVRDLDAFGIATAARSMERDELTATMRHIAEALKPHAPEVIHLKVCSTFDSSAAVGNIAAAMHVLTEGLAPATTVILGGQPSLGRYCLFGNLFAKGGDGNVHRIDRHPVMRDHPVTPMREADLRRHFDALGLPNLALLDLLALRSGETLSGNPMLCDVLDESDQRALKERLANSPFPQLWVGPSSVAETCFPEASPPQLPDTLPGPLLVFVGSRSPMTAAQVTAATGFAKVVIPADSLAHRPDEPYCRLHELLASGHHVLAVLDEDLGHGLSPAAMAQRSAELLARLMAEHATGTVLVAGGDTSSLAIHALAPRSIDYTGQLSPGVAICCAHFADGKRLPVILKGGQMGEVDLFDKVRAMVRREPL from the coding sequence ATGCGCTACGTATTCGTTGCGGATGACTTCACCGGGGCGTCCGATACGCTCGCCACGCTGAGCCGGGCGGGCCTGAGGACACGGCTTTACCTGGCCCCGCCCACCCTGGCGGAAGTGCGCGACCTCGACGCCTTCGGCATCGCGACGGCAGCCCGCAGCATGGAGCGGGATGAATTGACCGCGACCATGCGGCACATCGCCGAAGCCCTGAAGCCCCATGCGCCAGAGGTCATTCACCTCAAGGTCTGCTCGACCTTCGACAGCAGCGCTGCCGTTGGCAACATCGCCGCTGCCATGCACGTGCTGACCGAAGGTCTGGCCCCGGCTACCACGGTCATCCTGGGAGGCCAGCCAAGCCTCGGCCGCTATTGCCTGTTCGGCAACCTGTTTGCCAAGGGGGGCGATGGCAACGTTCACCGGATCGACCGCCACCCCGTCATGCGAGACCACCCCGTCACACCAATGCGTGAAGCCGACCTGCGCCGCCATTTCGACGCCCTGGGGCTGCCGAACCTGGCGCTGCTCGATCTCCTGGCGCTACGCAGCGGCGAGACGCTGTCCGGCAACCCGATGCTGTGCGACGTACTGGACGAAAGCGACCAGCGAGCGCTCAAGGAGCGGCTGGCGAATTCACCGTTTCCCCAGCTCTGGGTCGGGCCCAGCAGCGTGGCCGAGACCTGCTTTCCCGAGGCTTCTCCACCTCAGTTGCCGGACACCTTGCCCGGTCCCCTGCTGGTGTTCGTCGGCAGCCGTTCGCCCATGACCGCTGCCCAGGTAACAGCCGCCACCGGGTTTGCCAAGGTCGTCATTCCCGCCGACTCCCTCGCGCACCGGCCTGACGAACCCTATTGCCGGCTCCACGAACTCCTGGCTTCGGGCCATCACGTGCTGGCGGTGCTCGACGAGGACCTGGGCCACGGCCTGTCGCCTGCCGCCATGGCGCAGCGCTCTGCCGAGCTGCTGGCACGCCTGATGGCCGAGCATGCCACCGGCACGGTGCTGGTGGCGGGGGGCGATACCTCCAGCCTGGCCATCCACGCCCTCGCCCCGCGCAGCATCGACTATACGGGGCAGCTGTCGCCGGGCGTCGCCATCTGCTGCGCGCACTTCGCGGATGGCAAACGGCTACCCGTCATTCTCAAGGGTGGCCAGATGGGCGAAGTCGACTTGTTCGACAAGGTTCGCGCCATGGTCCGGCGGGAACCGCTGTGA